A genomic stretch from Microtus pennsylvanicus isolate mMicPen1 chromosome 9, mMicPen1.hap1, whole genome shotgun sequence includes:
- the Hand2 gene encoding heart- and neural crest derivatives-expressed protein 2 yields MSLVGGFPHHPVVHHEGYPFAAAAAAAAAAAASRCSHEENPYFHGWLIGHPEMSPPDYSMALSYSPEYASGAAGLDHSHYGGVPPGAGPPGLGGPRPVKRRGTANRKERRRTQSINSAFAELRECIPNVPADTKLSKIKTLRLATSYIAYLMDLLAKDDQNGEAEAFKAEIKKTDVKEEKRKKELNEILKSTVSSNDKKTKGRTGWPQHVWALELKQ; encoded by the exons ATGAGTCTGGTGGGGGGCTTTCCCCACCACCCCGTGGTGCACCATGAGGGCTATCCgttcgccgccgccgccgctgccgctgccgccgccgccgccagccGCTGCAGCCACGAGGAGAACCCCTACTTCCACGGCTGGCTTATTGGCCACCCGGAGATGTCGCCCCCCGACTACAGCATGGCCCTGTCCTACAGCCCTGAGTATGCCAGCGGCGCCGCCGGCCTGGACCACTCCCATTATGGGGGAGTGCCGCCCGGTGCGGGGCCTCCGGGCCTGGGGGGGCCGCGCCCGGTGAAGCGCCGAGGCACCGCCAACCGCAAGGAGCGGCGCAGGACTCAGAGCATCAACAGCGCCTTCGCCGAGCTGCGGGAGTGCATCCCCAACGTGCCTGCCGACACCAAACTCTCCAAAATCAAGACACTGCGCCTGGCCACCAGCTACATCGCCTACCTCATGGATCTGCTGGCCAAGGACGACCAGAACGGCGAGGCGGAGGCCTTCAAGGCGGAGATCAAGAAGACCGAcgtgaaagaggaaaagaggaagaaagagctg AACGAAATCTTGAAAAGCACAGTGAGCAGCAACGACAAGAAAACCAAAGGCCGGACAGGCTGGCCGCAGCACGTCTGGGCCCTGGAACTCAAGCagtga